The Pyrus communis chromosome 12, drPyrComm1.1, whole genome shotgun sequence genomic sequence GTGTCTACGTTCTGCAAGGGAACCTTGTCATGTGCATGCTTTCTAATTACGAATTGTTTGTGAATCTGAAGGTGCGAAAAGCCGCCTGTCATGCGTTGAGGACGCCGGCCATACTCTCTGCCATGCTTGTTGGAGAAGCCTTAAACTTATTAATAGATGTACTGAATGACTCAATACTTGTTCGGTTACAAGCTTTTGAAACTATGCATCAAATGGCTACCCTTGACCATCTGAAGGTGCAAGAAACACACATGCATACATATGGTAATCTTTGAGTCCATTATTAATCATCTAACTATACATAATAAGTGACAAAACATATGATTCACCTACTGCTTATGGATGCAAAAGCATCTTATACTTTGAGGTGGCAGTGACATGGGCCATTTAAACACTTCTATGTATCAGATTAGTGTCTTCATGAAATCGACTTAAAAGAAACATGAGTTGACATTCATAAATCCTGAAAAATGACTTCTAGTTTAAAGTTTGGGTTATTTATAGAACTACAGCAAAAAAACGTACATTGTTTTAGGAAgagaacaaaataaacattCTTTTTGAAACGACAGCAAAATAcccacattatttctgaaactaaaccaaaataacctaCATTATTTATAGAACTACAGCAAAATAATAcatactatttctgaaactaaacaaaaataacCCACTACTTCTGGATACAGCAAAATTACACATTATTTCTGCAGAATCAAAATAACGCACAATATTTATGGAAAGgaacaaaataaacactattTTGGAACTATTGCAAATAACTCACTCTTTCTGAAActtaaccaaaataactcatacTATTTCTGAAACAACAGCAAAATAACTCATATTATTCTTGAAACTAAACCATATATAATAACTCACATTATTTCTAGAAgagaacaaaataaacattatttctgaaactaaacaAAATAACTAACACTATTTTTCAAATTGACCGAATTGGTTTGAGCATGATTTAAGTCTCAGTACAGTTGGATATTTGTTTGTTCACACAAATTTTTTGTGCATACCTTGATGCGGTTTTATATAGAAATTACTGGATTTATTCATCCTGAATTCACTTTTGTATAATTCCACCTACATGCCGTGTTTTAATGATTAGAAAAATGGATTTTGTTAAAAGTGTTACATATGTAAAGATTGAATACATTGAGGAGTCACTCTTCTGTATCTGGTGAAGAGGAATTACAATAACTCATGAAAGTGGCCATGACGTTTGAGGAAAATTTTTACTTCTGCCACAAGTCAAGTACTTTTCTAAAACATATTTAATTAACTTGATTGTCTATGTTGCCACTCTGTTTGCGTTATGAATATCAATGAATTCTAAGTttagcatgttttttttttttactcccaCAGCTACAATTCTCTAAGCATGCTTACAATGGAAACCATGATTCAGAACAGTGTGTATATGCCTTTGCAAGTTGATCCTACCGGTAATAGAACTATGTCCTTTATCTCTGCTTGCATGCTTTTTAACATGGagaaaaattgaatttgtatGTTAGAATTAGCATTCTTCTTGGTGTTCAACTGGTTGGAAAGGGTTCTTGAGATTGTATTTTGGAATTAGTGTTTTTGATTAAGAACAAAAGGTCAATAATTCCCTTCCTAAATTCCACATGTACGCAACTAGTATTGCTTATTGTACataattttacaaattttacatgttttatattgttttaaaAAGAATTACCCTATAACCTCCCCCACCCCTCTCCTCTTTCTGATCCTAGGCCTATGCTTACGTGGTTATTTATGAAAACTTTCTGATAGGCACTAAGTTCAGACATGCAAGATTGTGTGATCAGACCTCAAGAAGAGAGCTAGAGTAGGGATTTATACCAAGGCATAGTCTTGGGAGCTCCAAAGGAGCAACTTGAGGAATGTGACAATAAAAACTTTTGTATATAACAATCTACCAAATGTTTTCAATGTAAATAGTATTAAtgttgggaagtgttattggcacttcaaaattctcattttacactcctcacaagtgtatttttctttcctaatatagaaagtttggagtgtggaatgagatttttggagtgctaataacaattcccttaatgTTTTGCAACAAAATCTTTTATATCTTGCACACGTAATCTTTCATACAGTTTTCAATCTTACAGCAACGCATGGGTACAAATTTCTAGTCTTACTCTAAACCCTAAGGACGTATGGACGACAATCATAATTTCCACAGTAAAAGGATTCAAATTTTCACATTCACTAGTTCAATAACACGTATTGGATGGCGGCCCATCATAATCATATCTTACTCATGACGTGTTGGTGTGGCTTTGTTTGAGCCAAAATTggagtcccacatcggtgggtgAGGAGAGCATCAAGTGCTTTATAAGGAATGGTTCCACACACGTACATTGCTAAGGCTTTTTGGCAAAAACCCATATCCGTTGCTTTCGGGTGGTTAAGTGACCGAAATATCGGCAATTcaacttgtgtgtgtgtgtgtgggggacCCATTGGCAACCTGTTGATGTGCGTGCTTCTACACTACAATTGGCATTAGAGTCCAAAGAATTGGTGACACTCACGATATTTGAAGTTGGAGAGCTCATTTGGAATTTAGTATCGTGTAGCTCTATTTAAATTTGGATTGTGGACTTCAATTTGAAGATGGCTCGAATCACTCCAGTTGGAGTTTGTTGGTGTGGCTTTGATTGAGACATGAAATATAGTTTTATATAGGCTGTTTGTCGGCCAATTTCATATTCCACATAAACAATTCCTAATCATCGGTCGGTTACGTTTGCATTTTCTTGTTGGATTCTTTataacaaaccaaaagaaaaaacaaaaacttgtcACAGATTATCCAAACAATTGGCATTAGAGTCCAAAGAATTGGTGACACTCACGATATTTGAAGTTGGAGAGCTCATTTGGAATTTAGTATCGTGTAGCTCTATTTAAATTTGGATTGTGGACGTCAATTTGGAGATGGCTCGAATCACTCCAGTTGGAGTTTGTTGGTGTGGCTTTGATTGAGACATCAAATATAGTTTTATATAGGCTGTTTGTCGGCCAATTTCATATTCCACATAAACAATTCCTAATCATCGGTCGGTTACGTTTGCATTTTCTTGTTGGATTCTTTataacaaaccaaaagaaaaaacaaaaacttgtcACAGATTATCCAAAAGTGCTGCCAAAGTAAGCAGAATAATATCTTGAAAAAGATGAAATGATAATTGACTAATACATAAAATCAGTAGTTGATTAGATGATACTTTGCAAGATTCATGCACCACATTCGCCTTTGCAGTTCAAAGTGGGTGAAGCATTACCTGAACTCCGTGTTGTGGACGAACTGTCACATACTGAATGGGCGAGTGAACATAACCTGGGGATAGAGTGAAGGAGTAGCGTTGTAGAATCATTGACAGAGCAATCTTTGCTTCATTGATTGCAAAGTTTAAGCCCACACAACTTCGAGGTCCTATTCCAAACGGCACAAATGCACCTATGTTATTGTTAGTTGCTTTAGCAACCCCTTCAGCAAATCTCTCTGGTTTGAAAAGTTGTGCGTCCTGTCCCCAGATTCGAGGATCGTGGTGAAATGACAGATTTGAGATAACTAATGCAACATTAGCAGGAACAATGACATTTCCCAGTCTTACTTCCCTTCCAACTTTCCTTGCAAAACCAGCAACAGGGGGATACAACCTTAGAGACTCGTTGAAGATCATACTCATCTGCATGAACACGAAAAATGGATACCAAATCAAGATTACTTCCAATCTTAATTTTGCCACTTAAGATAAGTAGTTGATTAATTAGTGGTACACTTTCTTACTGTTTTCAGTTTTGTAATGCCATCGAGATTTGGAGTTTGTTTCCCAAATAATTCAATGACCTCCTTTCTTGCTTCCTCTTGCCAATCCGTATGGAGTGCTAGAAGAAAGACGGCCCAAGCAAGCAAAGTATTGGTGGTTTCTTGTCCAGCAATGTAAAAAGTCTTGCACTCGTCAACCAAATCATCCACCGAAATCCTCTGGCCGTCATTGGCATCATGACGAGCCTTCAAAAGTAATCCAAAAAAATCACTCCCAAAGCCGTCCTCATCTCCACTCATtgccttcttttctcttttcttagcGATATCCATTATGGAGGCATACACACCTTTCTCAAGTTTTTCTGCTTCGATCTCGTCactagttttgaaaattttactgCAACATTAAGCAAAAGACTAACAACCATGAGAACACAAGTAACACTCCAAGAATATTTGTGGCATGAACCGAGATTACCTGATGCCAGGAATCCTGACTGTGAGGGCGTTTTTAGAAAGTAGGAAGGCTAACTTCATTATCATCTCAAAAATGTTCTGTCCTTCTAAATAGCTGCTGCCAAATGCTGTTCTCGAAATCACTTCTGAAGTGAACAACCTGAACTCTTCAAACAcctcaatttctttttcttcataattTCTCCACCTTTCAAGCATCGTCTCAGCACTAGCTACCATATCTGGAAACATACTCTAGACAAATAATACTGTCATGCTATCAACAAATTTAGCTTCAGCAATCTTTACCACAGTAACTGtaaaaaacttacttttaaaCATTCTCCATTGAAGGCATGGGTAGCAAGCTTTCTCATTTTTCCCCATTTTTCATCTTCAGTTGTTGTGATAAGGCCATCTCCTAATAGATTCTTCGCAAAGGTATCGGGCTCTCTTTTTGGATAAGCTTTATCCTTGTTACTCATTATCTCTTTGCATAACTCAGGTTCCTCCGTAATGACCAACTGTGCAAGAGAACCATGCCACTGAAGATATTTCTTCCCTACAATTTCGTAcaaaaaaatgaccaaaatttACGTCGGAACAATTTGAAAAACAACAATTAACTAAAAGTGAGACATAGCTTGTTAGTTGTTACCATATATCTGGGACCAAGAGTGTATGTGAGGTACAACTCCAGAAACTATGTCGTGAGATAAATTCTTGGGCCTGCGCATGACTTCCTTTTTCATGTCGGATATTTCTTTTGTGTTTCCATGGATAAGTCTGTAAGGAGGACCTTTGATCCCCTGCGCTTTCATCATCTTTTGTATCTGAGTCGGAGTCCACCATAGTTTGTGCAGGATCTTGATGAGGACAAAGACAAGAAACACACACACAACGCTTGAAAGAATGGCCACCATGCCTCCCAAAGAACTCATTTTTTATTAACTGATCAAATTTTCCAGTCCGGAGTCCAAAGTTGCCTCATCTTTATCCTCAAGACAAATGACCCCACACCTAAACGTGTTAGCTTCTGATTGTTAGCTTCCTTTTCTGACTACTTACTACAATCCAAAGACATTGCCGCAGTATTAGATTTAACAAAATGGCTACAGTGTCGCGTGCTATGACTGGAAAATGATGCGGAGAATCTCACGATCAACATCATTTaccgtatatcgtgcggtcagaaattatttgaaatttaaaattaaatataaataatacctaaggACAAttaaccgtacgatgtacgatgtacgataaacggtcaTGATCACGGAATACCCCGAATTCCCAGGAAAAGGATATGGTCCTATTGAATACTCGGGATTTGTAgccttgtaattttttttagtgttagaaagattaaatttgcaaactaaatgatgtattaCCAATAAAAATAAGCACGTGTATCAACGTGtaaataataaaccaatcatcaacttctatgttttttagttttcaaaattttatttccaaatttagtctctctagcattactcttcttcttcttttttattttatttatttatttttttgtgttatCAATTAGATTTAGTGATTAAATTTagccattcatttttttttgggaataaGGTTTGGCCGTTGAAAGAAGAGCAACAAATCTTGCTAAAACGAATAAGTTCTCAATCACAAATGAACACGTGACCAAACAATTATTGAATTGAAAACTTGAACAAACATCACTCCAAATAAAAGAGCACACtcagttttaattgatttttcaaCACATCTTACTATTCTTCTTCCAATAGCCAAAGATTCCTCAGCTTTATGCTCAAGACAAATGACCCATCTAGAACACCTAAACGTCGCGTGTTAGCTTACTTTTTTGACTACTTACTACAATCCAAAGATATTGTTAtaggaaagtgttattggcactttaaaaatctcattctacatttcttacaaatgtatttttctttcaaaatatagaaagtttagagtgtaaaatgagatttttagagtgccaataacaattcccttgcTATATTATTAGATTGATAAAATGGCTATAATGTTCCTTGCTATTGAATACCCGGGATTTGTAGCcgcataattttttattttttgttgttgtagcaGTTAGATTTATTGATTAAATCTAGCCATTCATTTTTTTAGGAATAATGATTGGTTATTGAAAGAAGAGTAGTAAGTCCTACTAAAATGAATAGTCCTCAATCACAAATGAACACGTGACCAAACAATTGAAAACTTAAACCAACATCATTTCAAACAAATGAACACATATTTACTTTGAACTATTTTTCAACATAATTTGATACTCGTGTTTCAACAACCAggtattgttttttatttttattttttaatggtaATCAATGCTACACATTGTTAAAAATTGAACTTCCTTTACAAAAACAGAGAGCAATGAACTTCCCATATCTTTGTATCCGCAAACGGCACTACAAACTGTATCCACCCTTAAATATTATTAGAGATCTCGAATGGATAAGATTGTTATTATGACCGTTTGTGAATTTTAAAGGGACAAAGATTGTCTGCATTCTCACTTTCTGTGcttttttgtttgtgtagttacagttaagttacgttaacattttatattactattcatttttatcttattatttctataaaaaaataatataaaatgttgacctgacttaaccgtgaccacacaaaacagaaggGCACGAAAAGTGAAAGGGCGGACATTCCTTGTCCATTTTAAATGGCGTTGAGCTGACATGGCATTGACATAGCTTCCTTGGCTAGAGAGTAGGTACTCTTTCTACGCATGCAATTATTTTTATACAATAATATAATTGCATTAAGAGAGTGagaataaattaattttgaactcgttattttttttgtcaaatgataaattttattagatTCTAATAGATAAGTTTACATCTTTtgcaaaaatattgaaaaaaaatttcaggtcCTATACAATTCCATTTATGGGCACCACCAACCATTGAGACGGAAGTTGCTACTTCATGTGCCGCACGGTTGTTCACCCTATGGGTAAAATCAAACAACAGACTCAACAGAATTAGCAAGGGACCATGTATCATAAATAAGCCCTCCCATTGCCGCGTCAACTTCAATTTCTCGATTAACCATTTGTATATaattaagatctctcacttacaaaaaaagaataatatcactaaactgtagtaTTAAACGGTTCTAAGATAtaataacaacaataataataataataataataatggttTTTATCCCAAACATTTATGATTTCAACAAAGGCAAATGCTAAGAATTATGACCACATTTTGTAGACtgtaagggtgcgtttgttgcaccgaacTATTTCGAACTGAACTAACTGTCTTGGCTTAAACTAAGCTGAATAAGAATAGTGAAGTGTTTGGTATACTATCGGACTAAATCACGGACTAAAATATTTTACAATTATTAATACACTGTTTagatcttaaaaaaaaaaaaaaaaaacaaattacacCTATTTTTATTGGACTCTCTCTCCCCTGtctctttattttcttcattcATTTACTTTGGTTCTTCACGCCTAGATTTGCTAAACTCAaaccagaaaaaataaaatccatatcttctcttcttttcatttgctttctcttgaattcaaactcatatttatcttcttttaatttacttttctcttcaaatcaaacccagaaaaatccccaattttttttttttcaatttgcagaGAAGGGAACGGCCAAGCTCATCAGACGAAGATCTGGGTTCTGGGTTCTGGGTTTTGGGTTCTCCGCGATTCGAAACGAGTAGAGGAAGATCTGGCGATTCTGGGTGCTCCATGATTCGAAACGAGATGACTTGATTCTGGATTCTAGGTTCTTTGCAGTTCTGGGTTGGTGGGTGTAGGTGATGTTGGCGAAGCGAGCAGGTGAGGTCTTAGCAATTCCATGGTATttgggggtctcgctaagacctcctAGTGACAGAGATAGTCCACGCGAGTCCGGCTTTATCCCATTAAAGTTAGTCCATGTAAGTAACAAACACAGGACTACACTAATGtgtagtccagtccagtccaatgAAGGCTAATGAGCCCAAAGAAACGCACCCTAGAAGAACAATACTAAACACTATTTGGTTTTTAAACATTACCACAATATTAGCTACAAATATTGGACCAGTCGTGAAATATTTATTAATCAAAGTATGAATATATATGGAGTTTGAGTTTTCCGCCCTTATTGCAATAAAATCTTCTAGAGTactttttgttgaaaagaattATCCCGGCCGGTATTCCTTCTTTCTGTTTTTGGGTTACTTCCGTATTTTTGGCAGGCTGAAACCGAGCATCTAAAAACAAATTCATACAGTTGAAGCTACTTTATGTTTAGCCTTCAAACTGTCCCCTGTCCA encodes the following:
- the LOC137711157 gene encoding cytochrome P450 CYP749A22-like, with amino-acid sequence MSSLGGMVAILSSVVCVFLVFVLIKILHKLWWTPTQIQKMMKAQGIKGPPYRLIHGNTKEISDMKKEVMRRPKNLSHDIVSGVVPHIHSWSQIYGKKYLQWHGSLAQLVITEEPELCKEIMSNKDKAYPKREPDTFAKNLLGDGLITTTEDEKWGKMRKLATHAFNGECLKSMFPDMVASAETMLERWRNYEEKEIEVFEEFRLFTSEVISRTAFGSSYLEGQNIFEMIMKLAFLLSKNALTVRIPGISKIFKTSDEIEAEKLEKGVYASIMDIAKKREKKAMSGDEDGFGSDFFGLLLKARHDANDGQRISVDDLVDECKTFYIAGQETTNTLLAWAVFLLALHTDWQEEARKEVIELFGKQTPNLDGITKLKTMSMIFNESLRLYPPVAGFARKVGREVRLGNVIVPANVALVISNLSFHHDPRIWGQDAQLFKPERFAEGVAKATNNNIGAFVPFGIGPRSCVGLNFAINEAKIALSMILQRYSFTLSPGYVHSPIQYVTVRPQHGVQVMLHPL